The following are encoded together in the Deltaproteobacteria bacterium genome:
- a CDS encoding ABC transporter substrate-binding protein has product MRKILILALLLTALSACPTKPTEEPPKLYPGKIVIGGVDWPGYLALYVARDKGFFKEEGVDVEFRIYNSHVGYIADYLAGKIQGVTNLGNELIDQVLRGFDQRVVLVIDYSNGSDGIAASPAIKNFGQIRGKRVAYEHGTLEEYFFLYALEQYRLSVKEIVPVNLDPIESAKALEEGKVDAAVTYEPHLSKTIKKIGGTCIYSSADAPGLITDLLTFGAPFIENYPDSVSAIVRAYFRAIRFWKENPDEVHGILTGQFKATKEEVIQQLKGVTILDEQENQTALTFSMGTASLYGNLRRVGDFVMQKQGKKRGDLDTDKLIDKRFIKNLK; this is encoded by the coding sequence ATGAGAAAAATTTTAATTCTCGCTCTTCTCCTAACCGCCCTCTCCGCCTGCCCGACAAAGCCGACAGAAGAACCCCCCAAACTTTATCCGGGCAAAATCGTGATCGGCGGGGTCGACTGGCCCGGTTATCTGGCCCTCTACGTGGCGCGAGACAAGGGATTTTTCAAGGAGGAAGGGGTTGATGTTGAGTTCCGGATATACAACTCGCATGTGGGATATATCGCCGATTACCTGGCGGGCAAAATTCAGGGGGTCACTAACTTGGGCAACGAATTAATCGACCAGGTTCTTCGCGGATTTGACCAGAGGGTGGTGCTGGTTATCGACTACTCCAACGGCTCCGACGGCATCGCCGCCTCCCCGGCAATCAAGAATTTTGGGCAGATCCGCGGAAAAAGGGTGGCCTATGAGCACGGAACACTGGAGGAATATTTTTTCCTCTACGCGCTGGAACAATACCGCCTCTCCGTCAAGGAGATCGTCCCGGTCAACCTCGACCCGATCGAGTCGGCCAAGGCCCTTGAGGAGGGAAAGGTGGACGCGGCGGTCACCTACGAACCTCATCTTTCCAAAACGATCAAAAAAATCGGCGGAACCTGCATCTACTCCTCGGCCGACGCCCCGGGGCTGATCACCGATCTCTTGACCTTCGGCGCCCCGTTTATCGAAAACTATCCCGACAGCGTCTCCGCCATTGTCCGAGCCTACTTCCGGGCGATCCGTTTCTGGAAGGAAAACCCGGACGAGGTCCACGGGATTCTGACCGGACAGTTCAAAGCGACCAAAGAGGAGGTCATTCAACAACTCAAAGGGGTAACCATCCTTGATGAACAGGAAAACCAGACGGCCCTCACCTTTTCCATGGGGACCGCATCCCTTTACGGAAACCTGCGCCGGGTGGGCGATTTTGTCATGCAGAAGCAGGGGAAAAAAAGGGGCGACCTGGACACCGATAAGTTGATCGACAAGAGATTCATCAAAAATCTCAAATGA